The DNA segment GTTAAACGTTTCTAAAAGCTCTGTTGTTTGGACTATCCTCAAACAATGCCCGGTCAGTCTTCGGCACTTCAAAGATTTACTGTATGTACACTTCACTGTATATTGTATAGAGTATGTACTTGCAGTGTTTACACTGAGGCGCTAATGCGGTGGGAATGTGCCCTGTATGTGGCTGTGGTAGGGTTGTTCCGACactgatttttttaaatgaagcTGACAGAATATTGCTGTTGATTGTAGGTTTACTGCCGCAAACAATGCTAAAATGTGTTCAATTCATATAAAtctactttttttaaattcaaaatcaaagtttaaaatgaataaaagaTAGCAAAAATCtgacttaataaataaaaaatagctaCATATTTTGCAAATTTGCAAAAATGTATGTTGCCATGAAAAACAAGACCGGAGGTTGGTACGTctaataatttaaacaaattataaataaataaaaaatactgtattGCTTTGCATTTGCATGGCATCCTTTATTATATTCACGTATTAAGTATTTCAGCCAAACCCTAGATGCAGACTACAGGAAGTGTCTAGAGCTATCCAAGTTCCAAGTTTTTCATTGACAACAGAGTTCATTTTGGCGCAGCTTCTTAGAGTGCACATCTGGCCACATCCCCCGGCGTTACTCTATTtcgtacttacttacaatttaTATGCAAAATGTAGTCAATGTTCATATTATCTACAAGCTACAACtacaacacatattttttgtgaataacATGTTACGATAGAAGAGATAAAAAAAGATCTTTGATGTTGCTGTTTTTTCATAAACGAGTGTCAATCAAGAAGATAAAATTAGATGATGATAGTGTCTTCCTTAATGGTTTGGATTAATTAATGGATTTTGATAAGATTAatattaagaattttatttaaaatataatccTGATGAAACTTCATTGCGCTATTATAATTTTGCTGAAAATGTAGATCTTTTTGACCTTGcttcatattataatagtAACGTAAcattttacaataggtacgtaggcagtataaataaatatgtattgtatacctaatAAACGTAGCCGAGTAAACGGGATAcctttatttcataattataacacaggATGCACTCGAAATTTAAACTTGAATACAATTAAAAGCAAAAATAAATgtcttaattaaaattacttatgtcTCATTCCAATTATTGTAcatctaattaaattaaattaacgtTTTTCCTTCGATAATAGACCACTTAATTATATTCACCATGGCTTGTCGACGGTGAAGCTTGTTGCTTCGCATTTCCGTCCCCATTCACAAGCACAATAGAGTTCAAATTCAACTGTTGGGTGCGTCCCAAGAACATTATATCGGATATCAGCTTTTGTGCTATATATTTCTGCGTGACATCTAGTTCCCTCATCTGTATCTTCATGTTGGTCGCGAAGGCGGAACATTCGTCTTCTATCTCCGCCGGGCTTTGGTAGTTGAAGACGTGGGTGTCAACTGTTTCTGATTGGTCCTCCCGTGTGATGGATGTCTCCTTCTTGATTgacttctttttctttttgggGGGTCTCGGTGGTGGCGAGGCGGGCTCGTCATCGCTCGCACTGTCGTAAGTTATCATGGTCTGAAAAGTGCATATCTCAGTTGGTTATCTCCTTTGTTATCGCCATTTGATTGGGCGTGGGTGTTATTGATTAAAttctgtctgtatgtctggGTACGGAACGAGTGTGACCTAATtaacctaattacgattttagGATGCTAAGTGATAGATAAcgctatatatatatatatatatataatatatatatatatatagttatgttcaataaagaatttaataataataacaatgcaTTTTCCAATGTATTTCCATGCTAGTGTACcgcaattattttttaaatggtCATTTACTCTACCATGCCGCCGTGCCGGCCGGCTAATCGGCTATgattgaatagaatagaatagaatgtttatttttgaccaaaaaaacacacaaaaagtaacttaatattaatatggcctaaaattaacttaactttagacttatacaaaaaaatatctgttttgAGTTTTTGGTGGTAACAAATAATGCAgtagttatgtatttttataacttctaAACTAGGTAAAAACCTGTATTTTAGAAgttaaatatatacttaaattaggCATTATTTGTGGCCAGTTGCTTTATACATTAAAACGTTGATTTTAAATTGTTAAGTACATGATAATTAAGAAAGTATTTTagattatatttatgaaataaatttaaagtttaaCAAATTATGCCATGGGAAAGTGAtttagaaagaaaaaaagttgCTATTATGTTGTATACAGtctaaaaatttacataaacacTGTGAAAGGGAACACTACTGTGCGTTTACAATAGGGTTTCGAGCAAGCATTCTGTGTCACTGTAATTAAGCTTAAGCAGAAAGGCTGTAACGGCAGTTTTGCACTCATTCCTATTTAGGCAGTAGATGGATAGtttcctatttattttattgtagagGCGCGTGCTTAAGGCTACATAGTTTTGACCAGCGAATCGGGTTCTAAGTTTTACTGTTGGAAGCACATTTTTATTTGGCCTGGATTTAGAGTATTTGGCTATTTGTTCTGCAGAAAGGGAACGGTGAATTCTTAAAATAGCTTTCAATATGTACAGCTGCCTGACTGTCAACATTTTGCACTCTGAGTAAAGTTGTGTGGTTGGATGCCGGAAAGGCTTCGAGAGCATCACCTTGAGCACAGCTCGCTGGGCCCTTTCCAATTTTAGGAAGATGGTTTTACCGGCACCCCCCCAAACGTTAATACAATACGTGAGTATAGATTCGACCATCGCCTTGTACACCATTATCAAGGTAGTCACATCGGCCGACCGACGAAGGTTCATAAAAACCGCCATTAATTTTCTCACCCTGACAGTTAACGCTTCAATGTGTGTGTGCCAGTCGAGCCTTTCATCGATATGTACacctaggtatttagcggAGGTCACCCTCGTCAGCTGATTGCAAGAGCAGCTTAGCTCTTCCTCCGTACATTGATGTGCAAATATTTTGAACTCTGGTGGTGGTTGATATAGTCTGTTCAGGCTGAAGGAAACGTATTGGGTTTTTGCTATATTTAGGGTTAAGAGGTTGGATGACAGCCATGTCATGACGTGTCTCAAACTGTTTTCGGCATGTGACTTTACTTTAGACCAGTCAGATCCATGAATGAGTAGAGCGGTATCATCTGCATATGCAAATATTTCGCAGTTGGGCATACTCATTTGGCAAAGTTCGTTGACATAAATCTGGAACAGTGTAGGCCCCAGAATACTACCTTGCGGAATGCCATATTTAATGAATTCCTCATCACTTataaagttacttattttaatagattgtCTTCTTTGGTGTAGATAATCGTTATAAATGTGAAGTCCTCTTATACCGATCTGTTCAAGCTTTTTTTCCAGGCGAGGGACAGAGACAGTGTCGAATGCCTTAGAGAGATCTAAGAATATAGCCAAACATTTGTGTTTTTTCTCTATATGATCAACAATAGAGGTCGTGAGCGCGGTAACAGCATCTTCAGCTGAGATATTTGACCTAAATCCGAACTGTTTGtctgaaataattttattgcggTCCATAAAAAAGACGAGAGAGCTATTAAGGATTCTTTCTAGTACTTTTGAAAGGGCAGTCAGTACGGAAATAGGCCTATAGTTATTAACACTGTCTCTGTCCCCTGCTTTATAGATTGGATGAACCACCGCCTTTTTGAATGCCCGAGGGAAAACTCCAGTAGCAATTGCTAGATTGCAGATGTGTGTGATGGGTGGAACAATGACTTCTAGAGCGGCCTTTAGAATTTTAGAGGAAATGCCATCCCACCCCACTGCACAATCATCTCGCATCTCTGAATAGAACTTCAGTAGATtgaatctaaaataaattgacaaataaCTCACACTCTCAAACGCTGACGTATCCACCTCATCATACTCCGGGTCCCCTTCCGGATCCGGATCTGGTTCTGCTTTGCAAATCTTGACCGGAGCTTTAGTCACTGCACTGCTCCCCGGTCGAGGAGTATCAGGCAGGAATGACATAAAGTCATAGTACCACAAGGTCGGCGTATAAACTTCGTCAGGAGAACTATTCCTTTTCAAACTCTCCTGAACTTTCTTCTGTTCCCGGCGGTAGCTGTTCCTAAAACAATCCAGTTTCTTCTTCATGCAATGTATCGTCGCGCCAGGGTCAATCTCCTTGTACTTTAGCAGCAACGCTTGGTCGGCTTTCCGCTTCAAATCTTTGCGCATGTAAATTGGGCTTTGATTGTCCCACAGACACGGGTATGACTTGTAAATCTCTAAGAACTCCATgtaaaactgtttctgtttggaATGGCTGACGGACACCATTGTAAAAGATGACAATTTgtgtttgttgttttgtgAAATTCGTGCGCGCGGTTCGCGTCGTGAATGTCGGCTTACTAGCGATCCGACATGTTGGACGGTAGGACGGCGGGCgaggcgcgcggggcgggggcgcggcggcgtcgTCCCGCCAGTCGGATAGCTCGCGATCCCGCTCGAATGCGGCGACTCGGGTATCATCGGCGGTGGTCGGGCAAGATCGGAAATACACCGGCATTTGTTTTCATTCTGGCCGGCTGCAATTTGTGCACCTAATAAGTCCTCCGATGTCAAGGAGGCCCAATGTAGGGTCGCTTCATTGTAGGGTTCCATAGCCATTTAAAAAACGCCAgatttgtttgtatcagagaGGAGCTATTTTAGATATTTCCACCTACTCATTCGCTACCATCGATCGTGGCATTTGATTCacgtatgtacttatacatacctTGTATAGGTATCTAAACAATAGTAGTGTTTTTTGTTCATCGAATAACCTGCTACGGCCGGCCTTGTCTAGTAATAATATAAGGTACCTATGTGTCTTTTAAAATTGAATacaataatgaaaaatatggcTATTAAACTATTCAAGCCATACAGTACGGTTTGAAATCGTAGGATTTCTACTACATTATACTGGTGATGCCATAGGCAACTGAACTGCAAAACCCATATTTTGATAGGTCTAaacattataagtacttattagcAATTCAAGGCTATATTTTGCATGCTTCACGAAACAATAACTACCGTGGGGACTCAAATTTCGCAGTAAAATGTAACATGTAAGTTCAGAGACCTTCCAAAAACATTCAACAGTATTCGTGATCATTATCGTGACGTGACTAGAACTATTGCTGGCTTGCCAAGGCCACGGGAGGCTCCAAGGTTGAATTTAGTGGTTCCACTCGTTCTAATAAGCGATTATGTAGCAACAAGTGGCTTCCTCTATGAAATTGATGCTGTCCCGCTTGATTTGACTAATCAAAGGATTGCTACTACGTTTTGGCCCAAAACGATGGTCGGACCCGTGTAGATTGGGACTGAAAGATCAAAAAATTGCACAGTTACAAAATGTAACTAGGTACTAACTATGTCGTGTCgcgagaaatgaaaaaaatccacctgccattgccgttctatacgtcactggaactttttcactaCTCACTACCACGAGTATTATACACGTACCCCGTGCGTAACTGTCGACAAAGTCATAAAATTGAAAACAAAGCTGTCCAAAACTTTTCAATTTGAACGATATTTTAGTgattaatttcaatttaacaGCAAATATTCCTGTCCCAGTAATTTCCTTCATACGAGACTTTCTATAGTAATTGCACGCCTTGCTTCGTTATGCCCCTACCATCCAGAGTATTAACAGGTTCTACACTCGAGTAAGTACCACGAGCAATGAGAGTagataaattaacaaattatttacaggCAGCGCAATCAACTTGCAATAGCACACTGCACGGCAGGTCTATAAATATGGCTGCGCTCTCTTGAGCTATGAATGGTGATGTATGCAGGAAATAGGATTTTAGTTTATGGTTTTGtcaaaaacattttcatattacatattatacttaatacatagTTGTTCTATGAAATAATCAAACGGTGGTCAATTGATGATCCTTAAGGACCACTAATCTAAATCCCAATAAATGATTCTTCTTTCATAATATGGCTAGCTCATCTTTAATATTGGATAATGAAGCGTATTGCGTAAATACTCGTACATAATAAAAAGCACAAGAACTAACATGAGAAGAAAGTTTACAAGGTGATGTTGAACTTTAAAACTAATTTCCGACTGGCAAGTTTTCCAGAGTGGACAAAGTGGAAATAAGTCTACTCTACTTCTTTACAAgaagattttattttcaagCCGTCTACATTAGTTTTAACTTCTTTGCTGGACTTTAACAAGTTTTGCTGAACAGGCCACCTAAACCTTTTTACATGTTTGTTAATGAAATGCTTTCTTAAGGAACcagatatttttgtttaaaatattttgaatttcgaaGCAAAGTAGGTTAATGcagaaaataattaacaaatagAAAATGAGGAAATGGTCTTTCCCGCTTTAAAACAGATAGCGAGGGCGAGCGGTCTTTACCTCTTAAAATTACCAATTTGCAGAAAGCTACTCAGAATCTCACCCTAGCTTTGCTTTATAACCGGGagtgaacaaaatatttgtgaGAAAAGCTTGCGTATTTCCCGTGTTATTGTTGCAGTGTATTTTGGATacgagtataataatattttagtttacaaAGTCAGTCTAGATAGTCACGTagagtttaattttaaacccATTCTTCTTAGTGTGTCGTTAACGAAGACTAGAGCTGGACTTGCTTTTGTCAACTAGCTTAGCTTTGATAAGATGAGTTGCCAATTGCCAGCAtactgcccagggtgcgctGGACGTATATTAACGTAAGGCACAATtgatacttattattttaaagttacaCACCAATATTCTTCTTAACTTTGATTACAATTCAATtccaatatatttattctatGTTTACTGGATAGAAAGAAGCACAAAAAGCTACAAATAATGCTAGCTCGTAGGCAGAACGCTGAAGCTGTCACTCTGCGGTTCACTCCGCTAACTTATCGCCCATTGTTCCAACTTCTAACTTATGACGGCTTTCAGACTGTCACCAACTTGCTCGAGTCCATTGAGATCAGTGTCACCGTTAAAATCTCTGTCACTATTATAGACTTGCATTAACTTCCTTCACATTAAACAGAGAAACAAACTGTCTGCATCCTGCCGCAGATTAAACCAGAATATAATTTGGATTTGGTCATAAATCTTCGGGAGCGCTGAGCGCTTTCGGTAGTCTTCAGGAATTTACTTCCTTTTGTTATGTTATGGTTATGACTTCGTAATGCTGGGAGTTCTAAATGAACTTGACTTGTAAGTGACGAGACTGCTGGTAGCGCAGCGATATACCTCGTAAAACCTCGAGTTGGCTTCGAAAGCgttcaataaaacataatttcatGCACGGTTAAAAGGCAAAATTTAACAGTAACAGATATGGGTGcgtaaaattcaaatttatcTTTACTGCGGCGGCTGTAACGAGGAAATGTGAGGTAAGATTGGTGTTTTATCAAAGGTAGAGGGgtcctattaattaaatgaGAGTTCGTGACTGGTCGAATCCGTTTTGATGCGAGTTACAAGGGACTGCGGTGTCGGTGGACCATCAGAGGCGAATGAGGTCGTTTGCAGTCAGTGTAGCTGGGGTCGTCATTGTAATGTGACGGGAACGACGTATTTTACGGATATGGTATACTAATTATATGCGGATTTGTCGGGAAATATGTTGGATAGAAGTAAGTAATAACTCCTAGCTGTTCAAATTGCATCGCCTAGCTACCcgtaatgataatattaaaaaacattaGCCAAAAGTAATTTCTTAGATTTCTGACATTTAGAAAAACCCTGGAAAAGCATATCAAATAAAGCGACAAACCTTCCACCCGTTGCGAAGAATTTTCAATCGTTAAAATGTAATTCCTTCTTAAAGCTTTCACTGGAACCCCATAAACTTTTCATTAGGACCTCGTAATTTACGCTGAAAATGCAATGGGGTAGGTTTTTCAATTTCCTCTCCAATTCTATTCATCGCAAGACCCAGAAGAGAATGATTCAAGTTGTCCGGCGGACCCAGCAATGGCCGACACGGGAGCGGAAGTGACGCCATGTTAAACAAAGACAAACGAGGAAGTCGGACAATCGGAAACGTTACATCACCCTAGTGATCCATTTCGAATTTCAAATATCGAGTAACGAACTTTTTGCAAGGAAGGGAGTCGGCTGTCgactgttattattattggacaAAATAAATTTGCACTTACGTTATGAGTATGAGCTTCCAAGAAGAAGCCGTTTCACCGGAAGTTTGGTGGAATTCTTCGCGTTGAACTATTTCCGTCACTTAATTTAGTTGTTgagtttaaaaattaattacgAAACGATGACTAGCCTATGAGCCGCCGGCGTGGGGccattaattatgtaataacgTCCACTGACAGCGCGCTGAAATTTGTAGCCGTCTCTCAGGCAATTACAGGcacgtcatcatcatcttgaACAACTACCTAATTACCATAGTCAGTTAATAACGATCCAGTATCTCAGATTGATAATGAAATAATACACATGTAAAACCGCATTAAGAAATTAATTTCGGTAAGCTATGACCCTTGAGGATTAAAAGTCATAATTACTCTCGCCGATGGCCGTAAAACTACAAAAATAGCTGTCTGATGTCTGAGTGATGTTTTATAGCTCGTGGCCATAATAACTGTGCGTCTGGCGAGACGGTGGTCAAGTCCAGTCCGCAGCCAGTGCGGCCAAATAAAAAGGGGCCTATAATGAGCGCGGAAGATAAGTTCGTTGCGAAGCGCACGCTATATCTAGTTTAATGGATCGTAAGGAACGTAGTGGGCATGGAGACTGCGGCAATCGCCAAACCAACACTCACGCGACCACTATATGGCTATACACTTATGACATGTATACAATGGCAATATATTCTTGTTTACCGCAGTAAAGACCCATAGTTTGTAGGGTACTGTGAAGGCGGTAAAAAGGGACAGGACAGTTTCCGCTGAAACAAAGTAAACAGGGTGCTGGCATGCTTACGTGAAGGATATAGCCTGCGATCGCTCGCTATTTCTTGATGATAAACAAACGCCATGCACAGTCGTTCCCACCGGCCGTGCTACGAACAAGGAAGCAATTTGTTTCATCATAAAACATTGTACGGTTCCGCACCGACTCGGAGCTTTTAATTAAATCCCTACGAATTCGACTATTGGGCTGCTTACGGAATGAGTTTGAATAGAAAAGGAACCCTCCACTTGCACCGGACACAGTAATGGTCGGAAggtttttgcaataaaaaggaagtatttttcaaagatttgATCCTTGATACATAGAAAGCTTTGTGGTATTCTGAAGGAATAGGGAAGTTGCAGACGTTTCACAAGATACTTTAACGTTTAAACTCAAACAATGTTGTGTCAGTAAACTGTGAAGTTGCCCTCAAGGCGAAGAGAAAGTCATTATTTGTTCGGGCATCAGTATTTTGTCCACAAACAGATAGCCGCCACTTCCTCCCAGCTCTTTCAGGACTGCCGCGTCGTGACCGACTCGTGATGTTCTTTctagataaagaaacaatattatttactcgCTGTCCATTACGTACCACGATAATGGACCCGCTGAAGATACAAAGATGCTTACGCTTAATTCCTTCCTATTCCTGTGAGTTATCACCAtcgaacattagcaataaaaaaaactaaataaaataacttgtatggatccaACAGATGATTAACATGGTAGCGACGCTGCTAGGTATTGCTAATTGATAATGTGTTGGTGGTGGTAAGGTAGCTGCAATAGCTTTAATTGAAGCTATTTCATCAGGATCGGTTTCAAAGCCAGCATTAATTAGCAGGCGATACAAAAGAATCGAGGAACGTAAGTCGGAGTCGATACGCAGTGATCTCTGAAAAGCTTTTTCTAAAAGCAGAAGGAGCTAAAAGGCCGGAGGAGGCAATTTGTTTAGCAATAAGGACCTCCGACCATCAGCTCAAATGaaagggtcgccaagtaacgaCGTCCTAATTAAACCAACAGAATGTGTAGTGTTAGTTCTTGCGCACTCAATAAAACTTTCAACTCGTTTCGTACCTGCCTTGTTTGTTCTAAATGGTTGTGTCCATATTCTCGGTTTCAAGGATTGTGTACTTGTGACTGGTGTACTTACCTGAAAAGAAAAGAATAATCATCAATAAAACTCATTGAAATAGCCGAAATAgaatgataataaaaataacccaAGTGACATTATTCTTACCGTAcgataaacataaaaaagtgcAGCAAATTGGAagttgtaaaaataatttatgtgaCTTTTATAGTTTAGCGGTTACATAAGGCACTCCAGAATCAGTGGGTTCAAACAATCGACATGTTCAAGTGGGTCGACCCACTTCACTACAAAGGTCTGCGGGTTTGGCTGcccttttaaaaacaaaacgtaCTGTAACTCCAAATTGAATCGTATATCCAACaatgtaaaatttactttggAATACCATTTCACACATCGATCCAACTATTGACTGTGGAACGACCACCAAAAAGCCAATAAGATCGGCCATTGTGGTCAATAACGGATAATTGAAAAATGCTTACAAATTTGATTGTGAAGCCATGCGAGAACAATTCGTATGATTTACGAGCGAGTTACACATTGTCGGAAAAACGAAAAGGGTCGAAAGGCTAACTTCTGTTGCGCATTTTACGTATGCTATGGTTCTTTGCCCTGATTACTTTTTAGGAAGGAAAATGGAATcataaatttgaatttggtcGGATGGAATGTATGCCTTTAGGAACCCGattacatatacctactacaataGAGGTTCATGAAAACGAGGCTTGGAAAGCGGGTTTCATTGCTGATTATTGCTAATTAATATGTATCGTACTGAGTCGACCCGCACAACGCGCTGCGCTAACAAATTATCAAATTGATTGATCAATGATCACTGCGTACGCGCACCCGACCGTGTAAATGGAGTCCGATCGAAAGGGAACGGTGAGATAAGTGAATAGTGCCCTAATTAGAGTTGGGGCATAGATAATGGACGGCGGTAGGTCACGGAGCTAAGGGCCGGTGGAAGGTCAGCACATGTTCGACTGTTCACATGTTGAATGCAGATGTTGCGAATCGATATTGATTTGTTTCGTGTTTGTATTGAGGAGATATTAACTACGTAGACCAAAAATCACGGACTTGGTGTACGGCACTGCATGAATAGGGAAATAATATGAACGTTGCTAGCAAGAAAATGAGAACTAACGAGTTTCATAAAGACATGTCGTACAGTATACTTAGTATTCGATTTTACGCTCGCGGGCATGGCATTGCGGAATTTTTATTACACACAAACCATTAGTGAAAATATGTTGTGAAAAATAAAGAGAATGCCCTAAAAATGTCGAGGACGGCGGCTTTTGTGAAATTTTTAGCGTTACGAAGCCGAGAGGGGTGACATCTGGGTTATATTAAAAAGCCATATCTTTGTATGAGCATGATCCGAGCCCGCTAATAGCCGATACGCCCCGCGgtttaaatttcatttaacACTCACTATACAAACTTTACAAAGCACAATACTGATAAGCTATTAGGGGACGTTTGTAAAgcgaatcaaataatattattagccATTAAAAAATCAAGACACGTGGCCAAAACGAATTCCCCCGAAtgctaaaattttaaataatgtggTGCTTTAATgcattaggtttttttttatttcagccGGGCGATATAAATTGTGTAATATCTTTCTTGAATACGACTTTTATGGGCAATAATGAGCATCGAAACGAGAAACAGGTCTGTCGCTTTCTGTGCAGTCTTCTTTCGGTATAATTCAAGATACATATCGAGTACActtatatgtaaataaaaaatacaacttcGACTTCATTCCGAAACGAGATGATAGTTTCCACAGCCGAACCGGCCACCGAAGCGTTTAGTTTCGGAAATGGGGTTTGTcatttaaattacattatcATATTTAAAACGAACCGACATACCTTTTAGTTACGCTTCGTACTACGACCGGCCTAGTTGATAAACTGTTAAGTTAATTAACGTAATAACATTTGAACGAGCTGTTTAAATGTTTGGACGTAATTAATCCTCCGAGGTGAGGGTTGGACTtgaaaattaatttcaatattcaTACAAGCAAGTTTACGCGCCCTTAAATTCAAGATGGCGCCTGACAGCTGTTGCGTTTAAAACACGTGTATGGTGATACTGGATTATGTGATACAATAACAGTTGATCACATCATATCAGCTGCTCCAATAGCCAGGATCTCTTTGTAGCGTCGAACAATGCTGTAACTACGAGAGTTTCGCCACATGCCCATCTCTCCATTGTCAATGGTTGTTGCACTGCGAGCGTTGCCACACCGGCTCGTATGTTCATGTTTATTCGACAACTGCCCCGTTATGCTTCGTCTGTCTGAgttgagtttttttattattatttgttcatGAATAATAATCGCTTAATTTCTGTAGAGATTTATCCTGGCGTGTGTGTCAATTTGTACTCTATAGCCCTGTTGCATGCAAGGATGTTTCATGAGATGATTTCACTGCAGTTCTAAACACACTGAAACTTGCATGGGAGAAGCCAGGTTATGTTGCACAGTCATGTATTGGTCTATTGGTGGTTGTTGTCACTATTGCTTATCCACATTCTTCAATATCAACAGTGACTCCCGGTTTTGCGACCCAGATATGCAGGGACGCAGTGAAGCGTGGGCCTCAAACTTTCAGCCGAAATACAAGCTTCCACAATAAACAGGCAGGAGAGAGGGAATTGGGACAGAATTCGGGCTGAAGCCACGACAATGCAAAACTAGAACAAGTGACCTTATAATCTAGATGATATGAAGGCATATTTTGGATTTggtagaatattataaattcgaTGTTGGATGATATTAATACTTACACTACATAATGTACAAGGTTACTGGATGAAGTCTGCTAAATACAAAGCATAATTCAATGTGATATAAAACTAACAGTTGCAAACAGACCACAGCCGCCCCACTAgaattgagtttttttttaccgtCACGCGTAAATAACAAACAGGGCAGGGTTCATCTAGTTTGGTAAGGGACAGATAATAGCGGACGAATTACGAAGCATATGGGTGAATTGCTTTGATGGACAGTATCTATCTATTGCGTACG comes from the Plutella xylostella chromosome 9, ilPluXylo3.1, whole genome shotgun sequence genome and includes:
- the LOC105381933 gene encoding uncharacterized protein LOC105381933, which translates into the protein MAMEPYNEATLHWASLTSEDLLGAQIAAGQNENKCRCISDLARPPPMIPESPHSSGIASYPTGGTTPPRPRPARLARRPTVQHVGSLVSRHSRREPRARISQNNKHKLSSFTMVSVSHSKQKQFYMEFLEIYKSYPCLWDNQSPIYMRKDLKRKADQALLLKYKEIDPGATIHCMKKKLDCFRNSYRREQKKVQESLKRNSSPDEVYTPTLWYYDFMSFLPDTPRPGSSAVTKAPVKICKAEPDPDPEGDPEYDEVDTSAFESTMITYDSASDDEPASPPPRPPKKKKKSIKKETSITREDQSETVDTHVFNYQSPAEIEDECSAFATNMKIQMRELDVTQKYIAQKLISDIMFLGRTQQLNLNSIVLVNGDGNAKQQASPSTSHGEYN